A single Lacerta agilis isolate rLacAgi1 chromosome 10, rLacAgi1.pri, whole genome shotgun sequence DNA region contains:
- the RAB3IP gene encoding rab-3A-interacting protein, translated as MANDTLEGFHEVNLASPTTPDLLGVYESSASEQTTSPTVIYRLHASAVCSTPIPSALSVSDLPTQPVYSSPRHLNCAEASGISINVTETIPCSTSGLQGASSKYDNSRKASSNAEREFLQGATITDSSEGSDDVLGLSTDSLSRLRSPSVLEVREKGYERLKEELAKAQRELKLKDEECERLSKVRDQLGQELEELTASLFEEAHKMVREANIKQATAEKQLKEAQGKIDVLQAEVAALKTLVLSTSPTSPTKELQSSGKTPFKKGHARNKSTSSAMGVSNQDVAMMQPIVKDCKEADLALYNEFRSWKDDPTMDRACPFLDKIYQEDIFPCLTFSKSELASAVLEAVENNTLSIEPVGLQPVRFVKASAVECGGPKKCALSGQSKTCKHRIKLGDSSNYYYISPFCRYRITSVCNFFTYIRYIQQGLVKQQDVDQMFWEVMQLRKEMSLAKLGYYKEEL; from the exons ATGGCCAACGACACCCTGGAAGGTTTTCACGAAGTGAATCTAGCTTCGCCCACCACTCCAGATCTTCTAGGAGTGTATGAATCCAGTGCTTCTGAACAAACTACCTCACCCACGGTCATCTACCGGCTTCATGCCTCAGCTGTGTGCTCCACGCCAATTCCGAGTGCCCTGAGCGTCTCTGATCTTCCTACACAACCCGTCTATTCATCTCCTAGGCACCTCAATTGTGCAGAAGCATCAGGTATCAG CATCAATGTTACAGAAACCATTCCTTGTTCTACCTCGGGACTCCAAGGTGCGTCGTCCAAATATGATAATTCCAGAAAGGCAAGCAGCAATGCCGAGAGAGAATTTTTGCAAGGAGCAACCATAACAGACTCCTCTGAAGGAAGTGATGATGTTTTGGGACTGAGCACAGATAGTCTGTCTCGCCTACGGAGCCCATCGGTTTTGGAAGTCAGAGAAAAGGGCTATGAAAGATTAAAAGAGGAACTTGCTAAAGCTCAGAGG GAGCTGAAACTGAAAGATGAAGAATGCGAGAGGCTTTCTAAAGTGCGCGACCAACTCGGACAGGAATTGGAAGAACTTACTGCCAGCCtctttgag GAAGCACACAAAATGGTGAGGGAAGCGAACATAAAGCAGGCGACAGCTGAAAAACAACTGAAAGAAGCACAAGGAAAA ATTGATGTCCTTCAGGCTGAAGTGGCAGCCCTGAAAACGTTAGTGCTGTCCACTTCGCCGACGTCGCCCACCAAAGAGCTACAATCTAGCGGAAAGACACCCTTCAAAAAAGGCCATGCGAGGAACAAAAGTACGAGCAGTGCGATGGGGGTCAGCAACCAGGATGTCGCCATGATGCAGCCAATTGTGAAAGACTGCAAAGAG GCCGACTTAGCTCTGTATAACGAATTCAGATCCTGGAAGGATGATCCCACTATGGACAGGGCATGCCCTTTCCTGGATAAAATCTATCAGGAAGATATCTTTCCGTGCTTGACCTTCTCAAAAAGTGAG CTGGCATCCGCCGTCTTGGAAGCTGTGGAAAACAATACCTTAAGCATTGAACCAGTTGGCTTGCAACCTGTTCGATTTGTGAAAGCTTCTGCGGTTGAATGTGGAGGACCAAA GAAATGTGCTCTCAGTGGACAAAGTAAAACGTGCAAGCATAGAATCAAGTTGGGGGACTCAAGCAACTATTACTATATTTCTCCTTTCTGTAGATATAGG ATTACATCTGTATGTAACTTCTTCACATACATTCGGTATATACAACAGGGGCTTGTGAAGCAGCAAGATG TGGATCAGATGTTTTGGGAGGTTATGCAGCTGAGGAAAGAGATGTCACTGGCAAAACTCGGATATTACAAGGAAGAGCTGTAA